tttttaaaatgataaGCGGCATTAATGGGGTTCAAACCTCAGTtctgcatattacatgcaaCGTCCCTGCTATGCTCGTTGTCACTGAGCTATATATGCAATATTGAAATAACATAATTTAAGTGTTTTTGAATTATGCTACAACTAGTATATTATGGTGACATTAGAGAGATGACATTGTAAATTATGACTATTAGTTGAGTTGAAAGGGTATTGATATTTATGTGGCTATGATGTAGATGGAAGAATTACGATTGCATGAAGATGATGTAACAGTGGGAGCAGCACAACAATATTTGAAGAGTAATAGCTATGGAGTTAGTCAGTTTCAGTATTTTGGCTTGTGACTTTTAATTTTAGGAAGAAGAATCTTTAGACTTTTTAGGTTTCACCACTTGATCAATTAAGCACAAGTCTTTATTTACTTTCTTTCTAATGTTTAAGTtaattgttataaaataaaatatatatgatgtACTATAAGTTAGTCACCATGGAATCTCTCAGATGTTCCTAAGGTCAATATGAAAATTGGTTGTTAGAGAGTGTCCTAGATAGCTAGTTAATTTATAGTTGCATTATAttcttcttttcatttcttttactCTAGGTATGATTTATGATCAATTGTTTAGGGATCGTATATATAGTGTATCGTATTCCATAATCATTGGTAATATTATGCTTTTATACATTCAGCCTTGTTTGACGTGGGGAATAAAAGTATAcaatatatattacattttgcatgtcatttttttattttattataatatcaaaattttCGAAATTGTTAAGTTGAACGTTATGACCGGGGTTCGAAGCTCGACTCACTTCATCCTCTTTCACACAAGTCATTGTACAATAGGAATGAGAGATGCAATTCTGAAATTATTAAACTTGTAACAAATGCTAACATTGTTGGAGTAATTTCAAACTTGAAAGATCCAAGATGGTTTCGCGCCACACCCCACGGGTCGCTTTACCACCAAAACGAGTGACCGCACCATCATACTTGATCATAACCCAACCCACTTCAGGAGCCTTCGACGTAAATTCGCCTGAAGAACTAACATGATCGCCTGAGTGCGCCAACTTATTATGATGTATGAACAAGCTCTTTGTGATAGCCTCCATTTTCCCTCTTAGCCATGGCAAGTTGGCAACAATATTTGTTCAAACTGATGTTGTACAATATATTAAGGGTTAGTTGAGTGGTAAGCATTTCAACTTCATAAGAAAGATAATGCAAGTTTAGATCCTAATGAAGACACTCCCGTCAATGAGTCTAGAcctaatttttacaaaatttgtGTTATTGAACTCACGTTTACATAAATATATCTATACATAGGCGAGTTCTATCATGCAAGAGTTGATCagtggtgcacggtgcaccaCTTATCAATAATACCgaattcattcaaaatcaatttgttGTTGTagaatccaaacatgcactaagTTTACATTGAAACAATAAGAGAATTAAGAATAAAGACAGCAAGCTATTGGAATTTTGAACAAGAGCAATTTGATTATTATCACAAAAGCAAGAGCAATTTGATCAATTATGCTAAATTCTTTGCCTTCCAACCATGTGAAGTCTATTTAGTAGACAGAAAGTAGAGTAATAGCTCAACAAGAGCTTTATATAGAAAGAATGTCTCTACACTATGTGATTGATGCCAACGGTCACAAATTAGCTAAGATTATTCAATTTTTGTGAGTGGAACATATATACTAGGTTTCTAGACAGCTACCATCATACCTAGTTTAACTTGCCAACTTGATTTAGCTAAACCATTTTTTCCTATAggcaaagaaaagaaaagccattaaaataatttgttttttccaTCCACAAAATTGGTGCTAAGCACATGAAGGATGAAACACAATTGGTAGAAGCTTTGTCCAAAATTGAGTTTTGAGTGGACAAAGAGACAATGAGAAGCatcaatataaaaaagaaagttaTTATATTCTTTTACTATATATGATAAGGTGATAAATATAGTATTGTTTGGttaattaaatttatcaatttagtACAAGTAGTGGACTTGTATCATCCAATTAAACATCAGTCAAATAAATTCCAAGGATAAAAGGACGTTTTCACACTTTAGTGTTGTCAAATCTTTTGCTTAAAATGATGACTGAGCATACAATATACTCTAAGTGTAGAGTGGAGGATTAAATTCCTTCATGTTATTCACACAAATGCACATGCAGCCGATCTCCATTTAGCCAAACACATTTCTGATAAAAAATAGTCTCCTTAGATAGTGTTAGATGCAAGTATCTATGACCTAAATGTGATTAATAGGTATTGAGTGGAGATGTACTACTTGTTAATTGTTTTCGACCAGATTCTCCGACAAGTGGTATTAGAGCGATGGTTTAATTTGGTGGAGAGAGAATGTAGATCATGTGTTTGGATCCTTGTATCAAAAGTTTTCTTAGCGATAGTCTGGTGGTGTCTTATGTTGGTTGTAAAAGATGCAAGTCTCACATCGACCGAGCGATATTTTGAATGTATAAGAGAGTGACTCATTTACTCAATTTATTAAGATTTTAGATTGAGATGTAGTGTCAAATTCTATTTGTATGGTTACTCTTAACTTAATGTGACTGTTTCCCAGTATTTTAGGGCTCCCCTTGTGACCAACAATAATTTTAGAGTTGATATTTTGACTAGAGAGTACAAATTCTTTGTATCAAAAGTCTTTATAACAATAGTGGTTAAACTGATATATGTTTAGCAACATATAAATAAGACACTCATAAAAATACTTTAAGATTTTGGATTGAGATGCGGTGTTCAATTATATTTGTGATTACTCTTATTTCAATGTGATGATCCCTCATATCTCGTGAGTCAACACGTAGGAAGTCAAATCGAAAACAATTCGGAAGAAGTGAATTAGTCGGCACTTCaaactcaactttttttttattaatggttatttttaagtttattttggTTCTTacatttcttttatttcatttttgtcaTTTAAGTTTCAAATGTTAAAGTTAATTTTTAGGACTATTAATCCTGTCTCTGTTCTTTTCCCCCTCTTTGTTCTTTTCCCCCTCTTTGTAACAAAAGctaatttttttaagagaataTTAGATGAAGTTTAAATAACTACAATACAATCattattgaatatatattaaaaaaaaaactacaattattgaattgaaagaTACAATAAAATGTGTGAGATTatcttttaatttcttttgttttaaatttcaaaagcaTAATAAAGATTTGCATACTACTTTGCTCTTGAGGGCATAAAGACACAAATTGATTGCCAACTAAAAAtgcttaaataaattattaatatgagATGAGATTAATAATATGCCATATATACTAGTGGGATAAGTAACAAGTGTTGAGCTACCATTTTGGCAGCAATACTCCCAAATAGAGACAAATATTTGTGTGTGAAAAATGGAAGGAAGCTTATACTTTATGCCTTAATAGAGAGTATCactttatattgaaaaaaaaaaaataggaaaagacATTGTGAAGACAGAACAACACAGTGAGGACACATAGAATAGTATTCGTTTATATAATTGTTCCATAAAAAATGAAAGTATAGATGCTTCTTATTGTAAAGCTTATATGTTTCCTTTTTAAACTATCCAATTTTATATATCAACATCAACCTTCATCAAGCTTTTCAACTTTTCATAtatgattttcataaaaatgatCATCACATCCTTTTgtgaaaaagaaatgaaaattgaCATCCACAAACTTTTCATTTCAATCAAAAGATTGAAGGAGAGTTCGATGTAGATTAAACGATTTATATTCTAAGttagttaaattaaattttcgtataaataattaatgaaaaaaatcaaatatttgcaaaaaaattcaatagaaTAACTACGGTCATGGCTTTCAATTGCTATTATGGTATAAACTTTGATTTTGCGACAAAATGCATGTAAATGCAATTGATGTAGCCACGGTTGGTATAAACTTTTTGTGGCTGCAAATTAGAACTATGACTGCAGTGATAGTAATGATTGACTAATAAATTATGACTATATTATagtgttatgttaatttttttctttgtgcTTGAACTTTGGACATCCAACTCCTTAATCTATCCCACCCGATAATTTCAATCATTTGATCTCTTATAATGAATTGTAATTATTTACCGAGCTTTAAATTTGCACAATCCAATTTTAATCGTTAGGCCTGCAActctatgaagcacgaacacagACACAGACAtcggacacgacacggacactgacacgtcgacaccgataaaaatttggaaaaatgacataatttagtgtaatcataagtgtcggtgtccaTGTCCGACATGCCTAATCTGAGAAGTGTCGCTACTTCCTACAACATACCAACTGCATAGTCGTCCTGACTACATGAAATCTTAGTCCTCAATCTCTAGTAGCTTTTTGAATGTGATCCTATAATCTctcagttatatatatatatatatatatatatatatatatatatatatatatatatatatatatatatatatatatatatatatatataatgttaaaCTAATTAGCTTCTTATTATTACGATATAAGATTGTGATAAAAGATAGAGGGAGACAATGCTCTTTAATGGAGAGAGCAGTAAGGAAAAAGATTtactaataaatttaattttttgttaagcACCCAAATGATTCCAAACCTCCACTTTTGACCAAAACAACTACATTGGCAAGAATGGATATTAAAAAACTTACTTCAACATTCTATGATTGCAATGCTATAGATTATTATAAGATGATTAGCCTCTTGTTCCCTTAGCCTAGGGTTATTCCCTATGACCCTTTAGAGAGAATTTTCTTCATAAGGATGATGGGTGCTTGAGAGGGAAAGTTGACCACTATAAaggattatttttttgtttagtcCAATAAAAAGCTATTAATTGGTTCATCAAAGATTCCATTGTTCGGTCCGTGTCCTTTGGAATATTTTTCTTAGTGATTTGATGggattattaaaacaaaaaaatcaatacTACAATACATTTTACCTACATTACATCGGTCTTATATAGTTGAATTAGATACGACTTCTTAAATTAAGCTTATAAATTCgagttataaaaaaatataactgagAAAAGAGACACTACTAAAAATATCAGTCAGATGTGTTACAAAAATTTGTCATTAACAAAGTTACTAAATATTTGCATCAATACTATGGTTAAAAAAATTaccatatttttattgttttgctTTGCACACGAATGAACCTTTTATTAGACATAGCAAAAGTTCTTTAGTATAGTTTTAGAATATTGAATATAATACATGTGATCTGGCAGACAAGAAAAGTGTACATGTTATCAATGATGGAACTTTTGTCTGGGGTAAGACTGGTAAAATCGAATATTTTGAGGACCCTTTTAGCTTAAGTGGAGAATCAAGCAAggtaataattaaaaattgagaaaagatTGCTAGTATAACACTATTATCCAACAACTACATGGACAAGAACAGTGTTCAGTTCCTCTAGACCAAACTCAAGGAAATGACAAAGCTTCAAATTAAATTGGATTTTACAAGTTGTGGTAGCTATTTTTGAATTAAGAAGACATGAAAATCTTAATATAGTTTAAGTTTTAACTTATAAGATGTCTTCTCCACGATGCGTTGGGACGCCTgctatcaggtttctgatcgAGTCATCCACCATCATTTTCCTCATCTCTTTTGTTTCTGTGTGTGTAAACGTTTTGCCATAAATAATAATCGGTGTTACCATGTTACATCAAAAAATCAATAATGCAACGGTTAGGAAGAAATGCTGATGAAAGTTGGCCTAGcttttctttctatattttgaaCATAGGTGTAATGAGTGCTTAGGTTTGGAATGGGATTCATATATTCAAGTATAATTAGTAGTATTAATCAACTACAATATATGCTTAAGCAAAGAGAATATCCCCAAAAAAGTAGTCAAATGCTAGAGATCTCCACAACCTGGAGATTCTTTCATGTACGTATTAAAAAGTCTCCACAAAAGGCAACTATCAACTCGTTTCCTCTCAAAAGTCTTCTAATCAATTTTCAGATAGTGACTTGTTAGTGATGTTTTACTGCGTTTGTGCCCCCACCTCTTTTTAATTCAAATACGCCATTGATAATAAATTTGAAAGTAAACATGCcacaatttaaatttattttactgCATGATAAGTCTAGTGTGATCACAATTACAGAAACGTCATTTAGCATTGCACACCAAAAAAAGGACATAAACTAATTATTTAACTGATTTTGTTTCAACAGCTCGACTAACAATATCGTCCCTGTGAGCTCGGATCAGTTGATAgaaacatcacattatatatgtaggagcaGAGATTCGATCCTGGACACCTCACTAATTCACCTTAAGAGTAAAATTCCTACTCTCCGTACCATAATATATGTCGCTTTGacacttttacacatattaagaaaggtaattaatattgtatggaaaagagagattatgagttgatttacaaaattgtccttcatttatgctatcaaaaaaataaattgaagaattgaaagaagagagagtaatatAAAACGatatatattgtggtacaaaaTTTTTCCCCATGGTGACATATTGTAGAGGGAGTAACAACTAAGCTacttgaaaaaaagaaagaaaaaaaactaacaataccAATATTATTAAGCTGGATATATTTACCTGAATATGTTCCTAACATCTCACAATTGTATACGTGTTGACGGTCGTTTCATTCGCCTTTACTTACCTCAATAAATagacacactttttttttgttatttggttttgCGCTCGTACGCGGGTTCGCTGGGTAGTGTTTGTTGTGTCTgtgtttgttttagttttttttttccctgtTAGGGTTGGATCTAAAACCACTTGTAGTCGAAATTCATTGTATTATCTTTAAATGCTATAAAAAGGTTTACTGGGTCAGATTGACGTCCCACAAGttcttgtattttcttttcttttatgtttaatATATTTGAGATATTGCAGAGGGTTTCCTCTGCTCtcattttgcttaaaaaaaaataacatctcACAATTGTATGTATAAGTTACAAGTGCTAATTACCACTTCGTCTGctgacaatttttttcttccattttacCTTTATCCATCTGTGTCTAAATAATTTAGATTTGTGATTAATATCTGGAAAAATGCAtgaatcttttttatattttaagacaCCTGAAACCGGTGacaaacattttatattttaagaccATAATAAGCACTCCGTAGATATAGATGTGGCACCATGAACTGAATTTACGAAGTTGCTATATATGCAAAGTAAATAGTTGCAATCATATTATACTATAAATTGCACAAAACGGATTGCCAGGTTGGTCTATCCAttgctcaaaaaaaattatctatccaaagaaaaatattgaaataatgTCAAAATTATACATAATAACATACAAAATTGGTGAACAAACTCATTCTGTCTTTATGTGACCTTTCGCGAAAGATTCTTCATGCCACACCCGATACATTTGAGAATAACTGACTGTGTATCCGGATCTGGTTTGATATCAAACTTCACATCAAGAAAATCCCTTATGTTTCTAAGAGTTTCAATCCCATATTGAGAAAGCTTGCCAATGCGAATCTTGGAAATATCTTGAGGACATAGAGCACAAAGAAGAAATAGCAAACcctaatataaacaaaaaaatattgaaaagaaaaattagatatcTCCCTTATGGAAAATAGAAACAAATTGTAAGATATGCACAATCCTTCAAGATGGAAAATAGAAACAAATTGTAAGATGTGCACAATCCTTCAAGTAATAGCATTTGAGCATGCCAAGGCCACTATATGTTGGTAAGTGCAAAATgacaaaatccaaaaattagGTACCTCAAAAGGGTAAGAGTCTTGTTTCAAATTTGTGCTTACAAGGGTTTTAATTGTGGTGTTTTTGAACTGATACTGGGAAAATGGTGTAAACTATGAATTCTTAAGACTTTGTTTGAGAGTTTGAAGGAGAGGGGAGAGTTTTGAAAAAAGGGAAGGAATAAATGGAAGGCTTTGTTGATTGATTTGTTAACTAAAAGTTGTTATCTTAGGTAAGTTAATAATAAAAAGAAGCGCTTTGAGTTTCATATCAAATAAATCCTGTTTTAGTAGCCAACACATGTTGGTTAAGTTGGTAAGGAGTTAAGTCATACTCCGCAAGGGTGTGGGTTCAACTCTCATTGCCAGCATAAGGACCTCATTGATGGTGATTTGTAGTACCTTTGTTAGCACTCTTTGAGTTGTGAGGTTTACCCTTACATGGTGAGCTCCTGGGACCCAACTCACCTAAACTTTTtattaccaacaaaaaaaaaaaacctcttttGGTACCAAAATTATGACTAATGGGATGCACACGGGTCATTTGGTGCTTGTTGTCTTTTATGAGAAAAGGTTGCACtttaaatgaatgaattagATGTTTGGGAGATCCTGTCCAATCTTTTCTATATTATTAGTGCCATTGATGACCCTGGATTGGACTTGGAGTTCCTAGGCAAAGCCAAAGCCGCACCCTATAAAATATGCTGTTTTCCTCCTATAAAAGATACGCATGACATGGAATGTTTTAAGTGCAGCACCCCTAGGCCAGGAATACATAATACTAGAAATAAGATTATCCAAGTAAAAAGACAACATTAATTACAACTACTAGAGATGCTATGAGATTTCAGTCTCTGTACTTGTAACTTCATTTACGAACTATGCTTTTTGCATTCTGATATGGGTCCTATCACACTCTCTGAAAGATTAAGTTTTAGATGAATAACTCCACCCATGCAACAGTTGCTTTAGAAATTCCTAGTTCCATATAAATTAGAGAAACAGTTGTTTAATATTCAATTGAATGCTTTATGATGCACTTGGGTAGTACTTTGACACGGGTTTATAAAATTGTAGCTCTTGCGCTCCAATTCTTCAAAGAATCTGGTTAAAAAATGGTGCTGCAATAGGTTTCGAACAAGGTTTGACTAAAACCGACTTTGAAGTGGACGTGATTTTACAAACAGAATTTTGAAGTTGAAAACACGTTTTAAACCCAGGTTTGATGAAATTATAGTTTTGGTTTAGAAATTTAATCTAtcttattgtttttaatttgaatatgaACATGATTTGGTTTTATGAATATCCAAACATGCACATCCTTAGATGTGGTGGGCGCCACATAGAAAGGATAAAAAGGAGTAACCAGGGAAACTAGTCTAACAAACACGACTAAAGAAGTGATTAtcaatgaaaaaatgaaaagaaaaaaaaatgaaaaaattaattgaagttTACTGTAACAAACAAGACGGTCCAAAAGAGGAGGAAAAGTTTAAGATATGAGGGAAGATGAAGAGGTGccgaaaattaaataaaaggagTCTAACTCATTCTCTAATATCTGATctattattctatatttttactGTTTAACACCAGCATCTGTCATATAGGATCATCTACAAGATACAAAGAGTTTCCCTCCATATATCTATTTGTTTGATACCAGTATCTATCATTAGATAAACAAAGATTGAAAGTGGGCTAAAATTATCAACTTGCTAACCTGATATGTTGAATCTACCACTCCAGATTGAGCTATCTCCCCTAGTAAAACATTAGCAATCCCCTCACCAATATCCTCTGGAGGCATCAGATCCTTTTTCACATCATCTGCAAAGCCAGACGTATCTTCATCCTTACCATGGTAAGCGGCAGTATCGACAGAGATGTAGCAACCAGAAGTAGTCTCTGCAACTAGTGAAATTCCATATCCGGGAGAGCTGTGGCAAACAAccagtaaaataaaaagtaattatgACTTTATGCAATATGATTTTCTTTGTTTCTATCAAATATACATTCAAAAGTTCAAATGAAGTCATCCAAAATATCTATCAAAGGAAAGGAATCATACTTTCCAGCTGGTGGACCTGATCTGTGATCAGTAAAAATGTGCACATCGGAAACTAGTGGATTGATGATTCCACGTGCAGCTCTAATCATGCTACTTTCAAACTGAGAAGATACTTTGGTTGAAAACGTAACTCCCCGAATCTTCTTAACAAAACCCTCATCGATCCAATTAACTGCCTGTTGGGAAGAATATATAAGctacaaaaataaattgaaatgaaGTATAAAAGAAGTTCAGAAACTTACAGTTAGACTCTGAACAATAGGAAGCGACAAAACAACTTCCCCACCACCATTAGGAGGTAGTCCGCGGCTCTCTATTTTAAGACTCAAGGCTTCAAAATCCACTCCAAAGCGCTTTAGTATGTGAAAAGCAGCAGACTTGAAGGTATCAATTGATGGATCTTTAGAATCATTTGTAACTCCTGATATACATACAACAGTTGCAACTCTCAAACGCATTAATTAAGATATCTTCTCTATGATCCTTATGTTCTAGTTTTGAAGCTTTTATATACTCTGGTCTCTGGGCATGCTTGGATTGACTTAGTTGAGCTTATTTactgacataagcacttgtgagacctACTTGGGTGAGCTTATAGAAACAGTCCATAAGCTACTTTCAGCTTAGTTCCATAAACTCCGGTCTCCATATGAAAACAAGCTACAGTTTATGTGAAAACAATTTGCCTTtactttatcttttgttatggAAATAGCTTAGATCATAAAGGCCCcatttggattggcttattttaatattatgttCTCTTATCTACTGACAAGGCGTTGTATTAGGGTTTgggtaaattaataaaaagtgCTTATCATAATTTTGTAAGCTACTTATGCCATATTTTAATAAGCTCTCATAATATGATTATCATTAGGCTTAACATGGAGCATATGAAAAAGTATCCCACTTTGAATCCCGCCTGGTCCATTCTACACAATATTagcatatttttttaaatatttttttagtcaatCTTAAACTTATCTTCTTTGTTTTTATACGGTTATCTTTTACTTCTTCACACTTATCTATTTTAAGGTATCCCActtatctttttttaaatttatctttttgtgTCTATCTTCAATGTATAATTGCTTATGTAATGACACatccaaacacttcaatttatGCAAGTACTTTTTAGTGTACATATCCAAACGTAAAGAGCTTGTGATGTAAGCTCTAGTGTTATAAGCTCTAATACTATAAGCATTtatataagttgtttatccaaatgtGGTCAAACACTTATAATAagcatttattttataagcgcttaattaaattgtttatccaaacaggtcACTATATTCAGAATTGGATTTCATACTGCATCACACAGTTACTGTTCTCGAGCGTATGATCTAGATTAACAACTGAGATTGTTGATCCCATTATATtcatcttttatttaattttctactGTTTTTGTAGTATTATAAGTAATAatgaataataaaaagaaaagaaaaaagtgtaGAACCTTTGAGGGTAATGGTGAGGGGTTCCTTGGCaaacaaacacaacacaatGAGCGGTTCAAGAAAATAACCAATGGATCGAGAAACACCACAATCGTGTGGATAATTTATTCTGCCACCCATAATGATTCCCGGTTTGTACTTCAATTTAGTACCTGCCAAAACACAATCAGAATAATTATAACTTCAATCAAAAGTAGTaaacatgaaaaatataaaaaaaaataaaataaaataaaattaccagTTTCGTTGATTACAACACTGCAGCCATCACAGACAGTATCAAATAATCGGAGGAGTGAAACCTCATGTTTGCGAAGACCAGGGTCTGTTTTGCTGGGGCGTATGTCTTCTATGATAATGGGAGTTGAAGATAGAGTGGAGAGAAGCAGCCTTTGTCTGAAGCTTGCGCTTCCCTTCAGCTTCTTGTAGCTTTTTTCCATTTTCCCCATTCTGCCTTAAAATTATTCGAAACTACGAACAAACAACAAGTGGCGCAAATTAATAAGTTCCCCTGCTTATTGAAATgaagggagaaaaaaaaaaccttccaAAACCCTAATTCCACCCCCAATTCTAATAATCTAAGTTTCCACCAAAAACATAATTATACTATCATCAATGGTGGCATATCACGATGTAATTCATTGTTTAATATAGTTTTATTTGAAGAAGAGAATAAATCAATACACAGTTTAACACAACAAGATTAAATCAATTTCCATATAGAAGAAAAGAACAGAGACGATTGGTAGTAAGGATTAAACTCACTGTTCGGAACAAAGGCGGACGCAGGTGGGAATGAAGTGACGGAGTAGCAGGGACCGGAGTGGAGAGGGACGCCGGAGTTGGCCGCAGAGCAGAGGGAGGGTATAGCTGCCGCGCGAGACTGACTAAGGGAGGGAGATGAagttggggtttagggttttggtTTTTAATGGATTTAGGGGTTTAGGTTAGAGGGTAGTGAATGtactgtttgttttttttttttttcccttttcccgtaattttattttctattttattggAGTTTGCCCCAAGTATAAACACTCGAATTAACTGTTTCCCAGGTCTAATATTAACATTTATGAtaacattgaattatgtcattgttttattaattgttaTTGATGTTGATGTGTCATTGTTTGTGTTATGTTcgattcgtatttcatagtttgtcaaattaatattattatttttattttgtacaaatattattattatagtgtACATTTcgttattttatattattaatttgggTGTGTTTGAATTTGTGaacaaattcatattttttgttttaaaaaatttataatttggctTTGGTAAAATTAACCAATAAGTTAGATGGTAAAAGCTGTTAGCTAAAAAATTTTGtagaatgaaattaaagtgtttgataaatttagttattataagtataaaataacatgaaattacatgattattttatgtaagtggtatttatttttatgagtgcgtggtttttatttaaaaaattaacggTAAATTATAAACTCAGACACCActttaaatagtattaaaaaaaaattataaactaatgaaaaaaatttgttaccaaacacctctaattttatgaaacaaacttatatataaactaatataataagttataaattagtttatgTGTATTATCATCTAATTTCGTTAGATAAATAAACAGTGACctagaatttattttataagaaatcTACATCTTTTGtttatatctatattttttagaattgaaaaaaaaaatgttttagaaAATGCATCTTTTAATTCCCAACAGTTATAATGTGTCATTTTGCTCATTTTATTACAATTTTACTAAGAAGCTCTCACAATTCACAACAAAACTTATTTAAAAAGGGGTGAGCTTAACAATGAAACGGAACTATAAAAATGCAAGTATTATCatgaattattattaattatagcGAACCAGTCCTTCAATAATGCAGTGATTtttcaacaataaaaaaaaaaacaataactcatttatcataaaaaaaaataaataaaaaaatcaacaactcATTTTATAATGCAACTGAAAGAGGGCCTTAATTTGAGGAATTTgagtcttttttattttatgatgaaGAGGGCAAAAGCCcaggaaaagaaaattacaagttAATCAATCTAGGGGTAGAGTTCCCCAATAGATCAAAATTATACATGTCCCTAATTTGGGATGGA
This portion of the Trifolium pratense cultivar HEN17-A07 linkage group LG3, ARS_RC_1.1, whole genome shotgun sequence genome encodes:
- the LOC123917456 gene encoding probable RNA 3'-terminal phosphate cyclase-like protein, with product MGKMEKSYKKLKGSASFRQRLLLSTLSSTPIIIEDIRPSKTDPGLRKHEVSLLRLFDTVCDGCSVVINETGTKLKYKPGIIMGGRINYPHDCGVSRSIGYFLEPLIVLCLFAKEPLTITLKGVTNDSKDPSIDTFKSAAFHILKRFGVDFEALSLKIESRGLPPNGGGEVVLSLPIVQSLTAVNWIDEGFVKKIRGVTFSTKVSSQFESSMIRAARGIINPLVSDVHIFTDHRSGPPAGNSPGYGISLVAETTSGCYISVDTAAYHGKDEDTSGFADDVKKDLMPPEDIGEGIANVLLGEIAQSGVVDSTYQGLLFLLCALCPQDISKIRIGKLSQYGIETLRNIRDFLDVKFDIKPDPDTQSVILKCIGCGMKNLSRKVT